The sequence GCCTTCAGATCTTTCACCTGCTCGATCCGCTGCTCCACCAAGCGGTCTGCCGCCAGCCAGGTCGGAATCTCCCGCTCGGCAGAAAACGCATACACTTGCAGCAGCATGTCATAGATCGCCTTCGTCTTCGCCAACACCCGCTCCGGCACATAGCCTTGCAGTTCATCGGCGACCTGAATCAGCCCGCCCGCGTTTGCCAGATAGTCGGGCGCATACAAGATCCCCCGCTCCGCCAGCATCGCACCGTGTTTTTCCATGTCGAGCAGCTGGTTGTTCGCCGACCCGACCACCGCCGCACAGCGCAGTTCGTAAATCGTCTCGTCGTTCAAAATCGCCCCCAGCGCACACGGCACAAACACATCGACGTCCAGCCCGTAGATCTCCTCCGGCCCGACCACTCCGAGCAACTGCTCGCCCGGCGTCGCCGTCACCACCGCATCCAGATTGGGCTGGGACACATCGGTCACATACACCGCACCGCCCGCTTCGACCAGGTGCTGCACGACCAGCGCCCCGACCTTCCCCACGCCCTGCACCGCAAAACGCCTCCCGGTCAGCTCCGTGCTTCCCCACAGCCACATCGCCGTCGCCTTGATCGCTTCAAACACGCCAAGCGCCGTCGGCACCGCCGTGTTCCCCGAGCCGCCATACTCCACCGGCAATCCGACGAAACAGGACGACTCCCGCTTGGCATGCACAAAATCCTGCGGCGTCGTGCCCATGTCGGTCCCCGTATAAAAGCGGCCGCCCAAGCCTTGCACATACCGCCCGAACACGCGGAACAGCTCCGGCGATTTGTCCTGATTGGGGTCGCCGATCAAGACCGCTTTGCCGCCGCCGTTGTCCACATCCACCACGCCGCACTTGTACGTCATGCCCCTGGACAACCGCAGCACGTCAAACAGAGCTTCCTCCTCCGTCTCATACGGACGCATCCGGCACCCGCCGAGCGCCGGCCCCAGCGTCGTGTCATGGATCGCCACGATGCCTTTCAGCCCCGTGCCGCGATGCTGCAGGAAATGGACTTGTTCGTGCCCGTATTTCGCCATCTCTTCAAAAATCCTCATCTCAGACTACCCCCTTGTCCCTCTCGCTGCTTCTCTTCCAACATATTCCCGCCCCCCGCGCAAAATGATAGAAAACAAAAAGAGCCGCCCGTCAGGACGACTCCCACCACGCCTACACCGCTCCGTTTCCGCTCAGACCCGTTCAAACACGGTCGCCACGCCTTGCCCGACGCCGACGCACATCGTCGTCACGCCGTAGCGGTGCCCTTGGCGCTTCATCTGGTGCAGCAGCGTCGCCACCATCCGCGCCCCGGTCGCGCCGAGCGGATGCCCGAGCGCGATGCCGCCGCCGTTCGGGTTCACTTTTTCCAGCGGAATGCCGAGCTCCCGGACGGACGCCAAGACCTGTGCGGCGAACGCCTCATTGATCTCAAACAAGTCGATCTGCTCCGGGTGCAGCCCCGCCGCCCGCAATGCTTTCTGCACGGCAGGCACCGGCCCGATGCCCATCACGGCCGGATCGACCCCCGCCTGCGCCGACACCACGTAGCGCGCCAACGGAGTCAGGCCGAGCCTTTCCGCCAGCTCCCGCGACGTCACCAAGACGGCCGCCGCGCCGTCATTGATGCCCGACGAGTTGCCCGCCGTCACCGTGCCCCCTGCGCGAAACGCCGGGCGCAGCTTGGCCAGCTTTTCCATCGTCGTGTCCGCACGGGGATGCTCATCCCGCTCAACGAGGAGCGGTGCGCCTTTCTGCTGCGGCACCTGCACCGGTACGATCTCATCTGCAAACACGCCAGTCGCGATCGCCGCCGCCGCCCGGTGCTGGCTGAGCAGAGCAAACGCATCCTGCTCTTCCCGTGAAACGCCATAGCGCTCCGCCACATTTTCTGCCGTCTCGCCCATCGAATAGGGAGGATGCAGTTCGGACAGCCGCGGGTTGGGAAACCGCCAGCCGATCGTCGTGTCATAGACCTGCACGTCGCGCGCGAACGCCCCTTCCGCTTTGCCCATCACAAAAGGCGCCCGGGTCATCGACTCCACCCCGCCCGCGATCACCGCATCCGCTTCACCGGCCACTATCGCCCTCGCCGCGCTGTTGACCGCTTCCAGCCCCGACGCGCAGAGCCGGTTGACCGCCACGCCCGGCACACTCACCGGCAGACCTGCCAACAGCGCAGCCATCCGCGCCACGTTGCGGTTGTCCTCGCCAGCCTGATTGGCACAGCCGAGGATCACATCTTCGATGAGACTGGGGTCGATCCCCGTCCGCGCCACCAGCGCCCGGATCGCACCGGCTGCCAGATCATCGGGCCGCACGTCTTTCAGCGCACCGCCATACCGCCCGATCGGCGTCCGCACCGCATCAATAATGACCGCCTCGCGCATCCGCATCGTCTGCCGCCTCCCCCTGTATCGGATAAAAACGCCGCCCCGCCTTCGCCATCCGCTGCAGCAGCGGCGCCGGGCGGTAGCGGTCGTCACCCTGCTCGGCAAACACGCCTTGCAGCACGGCGACGACCTGCTCGACCCCGATCTGATCCGCCCATTCCAGCGGGCCGTGCGGGTAGTTCGTGCCGAGCCGCATCGCCGTGTCCAAGTCTGCTTCCGTCGCGATCCCTTCCATCAGCGCGTACGCCGCTTCGTTGATCACCATCGCCACCACGCGCGGCATGACCAGCCCGGCGCTGTCCTTGACCCAGACCGCTTCCCGGCCGAGCCCCGCTTGCAAAAAGCGACCCGCCCGCTCCGCCGTCTCCGCGCTGGTCTGCAAGCCTTGCGCCGCCTC comes from Tumebacillus sp. BK434 and encodes:
- a CDS encoding Glu/Leu/Phe/Val dehydrogenase dimerization domain-containing protein; its protein translation is MRIFEEMAKYGHEQVHFLQHRGTGLKGIVAIHDTTLGPALGGCRMRPYETEEEALFDVLRLSRGMTYKCGVVDVDNGGGKAVLIGDPNQDKSPELFRVFGRYVQGLGGRFYTGTDMGTTPQDFVHAKRESSCFVGLPVEYGGSGNTAVPTALGVFEAIKATAMWLWGSTELTGRRFAVQGVGKVGALVVQHLVEAGGAVYVTDVSQPNLDAVVTATPGEQLLGVVGPEEIYGLDVDVFVPCALGAILNDETIYELRCAAVVGSANNQLLDMEKHGAMLAERGILYAPDYLANAGGLIQVADELQGYVPERVLAKTKAIYDMLLQVYAFSAEREIPTWLAADRLVEQRIEQVKDLKAVWVQKAR
- the pcaF gene encoding 3-oxoadipyl-CoA thiolase, giving the protein MREAVIIDAVRTPIGRYGGALKDVRPDDLAAGAIRALVARTGIDPSLIEDVILGCANQAGEDNRNVARMAALLAGLPVSVPGVAVNRLCASGLEAVNSAARAIVAGEADAVIAGGVESMTRAPFVMGKAEGAFARDVQVYDTTIGWRFPNPRLSELHPPYSMGETAENVAERYGVSREEQDAFALLSQHRAAAAIATGVFADEIVPVQVPQQKGAPLLVERDEHPRADTTMEKLAKLRPAFRAGGTVTAGNSSGINDGAAAVLVTSRELAERLGLTPLARYVVSAQAGVDPAVMGIGPVPAVQKALRAAGLHPEQIDLFEINEAFAAQVLASVRELGIPLEKVNPNGGGIALGHPLGATGARMVATLLHQMKRQGHRYGVTTMCVGVGQGVATVFERV
- a CDS encoding 3-hydroxyacyl-CoA dehydrogenase family protein; this encodes MTNSRVLVLGDGIVAREMARELAGSGLLVTSFAADEPLFVWKGDGLHAVRELMQTVEVRTFDTVVLAFASERETVREIVREVERRMAPDALLLIAALGLSVTEAASWCALPERVAGFGYVPPLAGVACLEAAQGLQTSAETAERAGRFLQAGLGREAVWVKDSAGLVMPRVVAMVINEAAYALMEGIATEADLDTAMRLGTNYPHGPLEWADQIGVEQVVAVLQGVFAEQGDDRYRPAPLLQRMAKAGRRFYPIQGEAADDADARGGHY